From Grus americana isolate bGruAme1 chromosome 22, bGruAme1.mat, whole genome shotgun sequence, the proteins below share one genomic window:
- the STAT3 gene encoding signal transducer and activator of transcription 3 isoform X2 yields the protein MAQWNQLQQLDTRYLEQLHQLYSDSFPMELRQFLAPWIESQDWAYAASKESHATLVFHNLLGEIDQQYSRFLQESNVLYQHNLRRIKQFLQSRYLEKPMEIARIVARCLWEESRLLQTAATAAQQGGQATHPTAAVVTEKQQMLEQHLQDVRKRVQDLEQKMKVVENLQDDFDFNYKTLKSQGDMQDLNGNNQSVTRQKMQQLEQMLTALDQMRRGIVSELAGLLSAMEYVQKMLADEELADWKRRQQIACIGGPPNICLDRLENWITSLAESQLQTRQQIKKLEELQQKVSYKGDPIVQHRPMLEERIVELFRNLMKSAFVVERQPCMPMHPDRPLVIKTGVQFTTKVRLLVKFPELNYQLKIKVCIDKDSGDVAALRGSRKFNILGTNTKVMNMEESNNGSLSAEFKHLTLREQRCGNGGRANCDASLIVTEELHLITFETEVYHQGLKIDLETHSLPVVVISNICQMPNAWASILWYNMLTNNPKNVNFFTKPPIGTWDQVAEVLSWQFSSTTKRGLSIEQLTTLAEKLLGPGVNYSGCQITWAKFCKENMAGKGFSFWVWLDNIIDLVKKYILALWNEGYIMGFISKERERAILSTKPPGTFLLRFSESSKEGGITFTWVEKDISGKTQIQSVEPYTKQQLNNMSFAEIIMGYKIMDATNILVSPLVYLYPDIPKEEAFGKYCRSESQEHSEATDSGAAPYLKTKFICVTPTSFSNTIDLPMSPRTLDSLMQFGNSSEGAEANAGGQFESLTFDMELTPECASSPM from the exons ATGGCGCAGTGgaaccagctgcagcagctcgaCACACGGTACCTggagcagctccaccagctctACAGCGACAGCTTTCCCATGGAGCTCCGGCAGTTCCTGGCCCCATGGATTGAGAGCCAGGACTG GGCGTACGCTGCCAGCAAGGAGTCGCACGCCACGCTGGTGTTCCACAACCTGCTGGGGGAGATCGACCAGCAGTACAGCCGCTTCCTGCAGGAGTCCAATGTCTTGTACCAGCACAACCTGCGGCGCATCAAACAGTTCCTGCAG AGCAGATACTTGGAGAAGCCAATGGAAATAGCCCGCATCGTGGCTCGCTGCCTGTGGGAAGAGTCCCGGCTCCTCCAGACGGCTGCCACTGCAGCCCAG CAAGGGGGACAGGCAACACATCCAACAGCAGCTGTAGTGACggaaaagcagcagatgctGGAGCAGCATCTGCAGGATGTGAGGAAGAGGGTGCAG GATCTGGAGCAGAAGATGAAAGTGGTGGAGAATCTCCAGGATGACTTTGATTTTAACTACAAGACTTTGAAAAGCCAAGGAG ACATGCAGGATCTGAACGGAAACAATCAGTCAGTGACCCGgcagaaaatgcagcagctggaaCAGATGCTCACGGCGCTGGACCAAATGCGAAGG GGTATTGTGAGCGAGCTGGCTGGACTGTTGTCAGCCATGGAATATGTGCAGAAGATGCTGGCAGATGAGGAACTGGCAGACTGGAAGAGACGGCAGCAGATCGCCTGCATTGGTGGACCACCAAATATCTGCTTAGACCGGCTTGAGAACTG GATAACCTCTCTTGCCGAATCACAGCTACAGACCCGGCAGCAGATCAAGAAGTTGGAAGAACTGCAGCAGAAGGTGTCCTACAAGGGTGACCCAATTGTCCAACACCGGCCCATGCTGGAGGAGCGGATTGTGGAGCTGTTCAGGAACCTGATGAAAAG tgcttTCGTTGTGGAGAGGCAGCCCTGCATGCCCATGCACCCTGACCGGCCCCTGGTCATCAAAACCGGTGTGCAGTTCACCACCAAAGTTAG ATTGTTGGTCAAGTTTCCAGAGCTGAACTATCAGCTGAAAATTAAAGTCTGCATTGACAA GGACTCTGGGGATGTTGCAGCACTTCGGGG GTCCCGGAAGTTTAACATCCTGGGGACAAACACCAAGGTCATGAACATGGAGGAGTCAAACAACGGCAGCCTCTCAGCAGAGTTTAAGCACCTG ACCCTGCGGGAGCAGCGGTGCGGTAATGGAGGCAGAGCCAACTGTGAT GCCTCGCTGATAGTCACCGAGGAGCTGCACCTCATCACCTTCGAGACAGAAGTGTATCACCAGGGGCTGAAGATTGACCTGGAG ACCCACTCGCTGCCTGTGGTGGTCATCTCCAACATCTGCCAGATGCCCAATGCCTGGGCGTCCATCCTGTGGTACAACATGCTGACCAACAACCCCAAG AACGTGAACTTCTTCACCAAGCCCCCCATCGGGACCTGGGACCAGGTGGCAGAGGTGCTGAGCTGGCAGTTCTCCTCCACCACGAAGCGTGGCCTCAGCATCGAGCAGCTGACAACGCTGGCAGAAAAACTTCTAG GACCAGGTGTGAATTACTCGGGTTGTCAGATCACCTGGGCCAAGTTCTGCAAG GAGAACATGGCTGGCAAAGGCTTCTCTTTCTGGGTCTGGCTGGACAACATCATTGACTTGGTGAAAAAGTACATCCTGGCGCTGTGGAATGAAGG GTACATCATGGGGTTCATCAGCAAGGAGCGAGAGCGAGCCATCCTGAGCACCAAGCCTCCAGGAACCTTCCTGCTGCGGTTCAGCGAGAGCAGCAAGGAAGGCGGCATCACCTTCACATGGGTGGAGAAGGACATCAGTG GGAAGACCCAGATCCAGTCCGTGGAGCCTTAcaccaagcagcagctgaacaacATGTCATTCGCGGAGATCATCATGGGCTACAAAATCATGGATGCCACCAACATCCTGGTGTCCCCCCTGGTGTACCTGTACCCGGACATCCCCAAGGAGGAGGCATTTGGGAAGTACTGCCGCTCCGAGAGCCAGGAGCACTCTGAAGCTACCGACTCAG GTGCTGCTCCGTATCTGAAGACCAAGTTCATCTGTGTCACCCC CACCTCCTTCAGCAACACCATCGACCTGCCCATGTCCCCACGCACCCTGGACTCGCTCATGCAGTTTGGCAACAGCAGCGAGGGAGCAGAGGCCAATGCAGGAGGGCAGTTTG AGTCGCTGACCTTCGACATGGAGCTGACCCCGGAGTGTGCTTCTTCACCGATGTGA
- the STAT3 gene encoding signal transducer and activator of transcription 3 isoform X1 → MAQWNQLQQLDTRYLEQLHQLYSDSFPMELRQFLAPWIESQDWAYAASKESHATLVFHNLLGEIDQQYSRFLQESNVLYQHNLRRIKQFLQSRYLEKPMEIARIVARCLWEESRLLQTAATAAQQGGQATHPTAAVVTEKQQMLEQHLQDVRKRVQDLEQKMKVVENLQDDFDFNYKTLKSQGDMQDLNGNNQSVTRQKMQQLEQMLTALDQMRRGIVSELAGLLSAMEYVQKMLADEELADWKRRQQIACIGGPPNICLDRLENWITSLAESQLQTRQQIKKLEELQQKVSYKGDPIVQHRPMLEERIVELFRNLMKSAFVVERQPCMPMHPDRPLVIKTGVQFTTKVRLLVKFPELNYQLKIKVCIDKDSGDVAALRGSRKFNILGTNTKVMNMEESNNGSLSAEFKHLTLREQRCGNGGRANCDASLIVTEELHLITFETEVYHQGLKIDLETHSLPVVVISNICQMPNAWASILWYNMLTNNPKNVNFFTKPPIGTWDQVAEVLSWQFSSTTKRGLSIEQLTTLAEKLLGPGVNYSGCQITWAKFCKENMAGKGFSFWVWLDNIIDLVKKYILALWNEGYIMGFISKERERAILSTKPPGTFLLRFSESSKEGGITFTWVEKDISGKTQIQSVEPYTKQQLNNMSFAEIIMGYKIMDATNILVSPLVYLYPDIPKEEAFGKYCRSESQEHSEATDSGSAAPYLKTKFICVTPTSFSNTIDLPMSPRTLDSLMQFGNSSEGAEANAGGQFESLTFDMELTPECASSPM, encoded by the exons ATGGCGCAGTGgaaccagctgcagcagctcgaCACACGGTACCTggagcagctccaccagctctACAGCGACAGCTTTCCCATGGAGCTCCGGCAGTTCCTGGCCCCATGGATTGAGAGCCAGGACTG GGCGTACGCTGCCAGCAAGGAGTCGCACGCCACGCTGGTGTTCCACAACCTGCTGGGGGAGATCGACCAGCAGTACAGCCGCTTCCTGCAGGAGTCCAATGTCTTGTACCAGCACAACCTGCGGCGCATCAAACAGTTCCTGCAG AGCAGATACTTGGAGAAGCCAATGGAAATAGCCCGCATCGTGGCTCGCTGCCTGTGGGAAGAGTCCCGGCTCCTCCAGACGGCTGCCACTGCAGCCCAG CAAGGGGGACAGGCAACACATCCAACAGCAGCTGTAGTGACggaaaagcagcagatgctGGAGCAGCATCTGCAGGATGTGAGGAAGAGGGTGCAG GATCTGGAGCAGAAGATGAAAGTGGTGGAGAATCTCCAGGATGACTTTGATTTTAACTACAAGACTTTGAAAAGCCAAGGAG ACATGCAGGATCTGAACGGAAACAATCAGTCAGTGACCCGgcagaaaatgcagcagctggaaCAGATGCTCACGGCGCTGGACCAAATGCGAAGG GGTATTGTGAGCGAGCTGGCTGGACTGTTGTCAGCCATGGAATATGTGCAGAAGATGCTGGCAGATGAGGAACTGGCAGACTGGAAGAGACGGCAGCAGATCGCCTGCATTGGTGGACCACCAAATATCTGCTTAGACCGGCTTGAGAACTG GATAACCTCTCTTGCCGAATCACAGCTACAGACCCGGCAGCAGATCAAGAAGTTGGAAGAACTGCAGCAGAAGGTGTCCTACAAGGGTGACCCAATTGTCCAACACCGGCCCATGCTGGAGGAGCGGATTGTGGAGCTGTTCAGGAACCTGATGAAAAG tgcttTCGTTGTGGAGAGGCAGCCCTGCATGCCCATGCACCCTGACCGGCCCCTGGTCATCAAAACCGGTGTGCAGTTCACCACCAAAGTTAG ATTGTTGGTCAAGTTTCCAGAGCTGAACTATCAGCTGAAAATTAAAGTCTGCATTGACAA GGACTCTGGGGATGTTGCAGCACTTCGGGG GTCCCGGAAGTTTAACATCCTGGGGACAAACACCAAGGTCATGAACATGGAGGAGTCAAACAACGGCAGCCTCTCAGCAGAGTTTAAGCACCTG ACCCTGCGGGAGCAGCGGTGCGGTAATGGAGGCAGAGCCAACTGTGAT GCCTCGCTGATAGTCACCGAGGAGCTGCACCTCATCACCTTCGAGACAGAAGTGTATCACCAGGGGCTGAAGATTGACCTGGAG ACCCACTCGCTGCCTGTGGTGGTCATCTCCAACATCTGCCAGATGCCCAATGCCTGGGCGTCCATCCTGTGGTACAACATGCTGACCAACAACCCCAAG AACGTGAACTTCTTCACCAAGCCCCCCATCGGGACCTGGGACCAGGTGGCAGAGGTGCTGAGCTGGCAGTTCTCCTCCACCACGAAGCGTGGCCTCAGCATCGAGCAGCTGACAACGCTGGCAGAAAAACTTCTAG GACCAGGTGTGAATTACTCGGGTTGTCAGATCACCTGGGCCAAGTTCTGCAAG GAGAACATGGCTGGCAAAGGCTTCTCTTTCTGGGTCTGGCTGGACAACATCATTGACTTGGTGAAAAAGTACATCCTGGCGCTGTGGAATGAAGG GTACATCATGGGGTTCATCAGCAAGGAGCGAGAGCGAGCCATCCTGAGCACCAAGCCTCCAGGAACCTTCCTGCTGCGGTTCAGCGAGAGCAGCAAGGAAGGCGGCATCACCTTCACATGGGTGGAGAAGGACATCAGTG GGAAGACCCAGATCCAGTCCGTGGAGCCTTAcaccaagcagcagctgaacaacATGTCATTCGCGGAGATCATCATGGGCTACAAAATCATGGATGCCACCAACATCCTGGTGTCCCCCCTGGTGTACCTGTACCCGGACATCCCCAAGGAGGAGGCATTTGGGAAGTACTGCCGCTCCGAGAGCCAGGAGCACTCTGAAGCTACCGACTCAGGTA GTGCTGCTCCGTATCTGAAGACCAAGTTCATCTGTGTCACCCC CACCTCCTTCAGCAACACCATCGACCTGCCCATGTCCCCACGCACCCTGGACTCGCTCATGCAGTTTGGCAACAGCAGCGAGGGAGCAGAGGCCAATGCAGGAGGGCAGTTTG AGTCGCTGACCTTCGACATGGAGCTGACCCCGGAGTGTGCTTCTTCACCGATGTGA
- the STAT3 gene encoding signal transducer and activator of transcription 3 isoform X3 yields the protein MAQWNQLQQLDTRYLEQLHQLYSDSFPMELRQFLAPWIESQDWAYAASKESHATLVFHNLLGEIDQQYSRFLQESNVLYQHNLRRIKQFLQSRYLEKPMEIARIVARCLWEESRLLQTAATAAQQGGQATHPTAAVVTEKQQMLEQHLQDVRKRVQDLEQKMKVVENLQDDFDFNYKTLKSQGDMQDLNGNNQSVTRQKMQQLEQMLTALDQMRRGIVSELAGLLSAMEYVQKMLADEELADWKRRQQIACIGGPPNICLDRLENWITSLAESQLQTRQQIKKLEELQQKVSYKGDPIVQHRPMLEERIVELFRNLMKSAFVVERQPCMPMHPDRPLVIKTGVQFTTKVRLLVKFPELNYQLKIKVCIDKDSGDVAALRGSRKFNILGTNTKVMNMEESNNGSLSAEFKHLTLREQRCGNGGRANCDASLIVTEELHLITFETEVYHQGLKIDLETHSLPVVVISNICQMPNAWASILWYNMLTNNPKNVNFFTKPPIGTWDQVAEVLSWQFSSTTKRGLSIEQLTTLAEKLLGPGVNYSGCQITWAKFCKENMAGKGFSFWVWLDNIIDLVKKYILALWNEGYIMGFISKERERAILSTKPPGTFLLRFSESSKEGGITFTWVEKDISGKTQIQSVEPYTKQQLNNMSFAEIIMGYKIMDATNILVSPLVYLYPDIPKEEAFGKYCRSESQEHSEATDSGSAAPYLKTKFICVTPLCPGATRLPAQAGGDHRGRARLRLAALTTGLFFPSWGPFPLKSS from the exons ATGGCGCAGTGgaaccagctgcagcagctcgaCACACGGTACCTggagcagctccaccagctctACAGCGACAGCTTTCCCATGGAGCTCCGGCAGTTCCTGGCCCCATGGATTGAGAGCCAGGACTG GGCGTACGCTGCCAGCAAGGAGTCGCACGCCACGCTGGTGTTCCACAACCTGCTGGGGGAGATCGACCAGCAGTACAGCCGCTTCCTGCAGGAGTCCAATGTCTTGTACCAGCACAACCTGCGGCGCATCAAACAGTTCCTGCAG AGCAGATACTTGGAGAAGCCAATGGAAATAGCCCGCATCGTGGCTCGCTGCCTGTGGGAAGAGTCCCGGCTCCTCCAGACGGCTGCCACTGCAGCCCAG CAAGGGGGACAGGCAACACATCCAACAGCAGCTGTAGTGACggaaaagcagcagatgctGGAGCAGCATCTGCAGGATGTGAGGAAGAGGGTGCAG GATCTGGAGCAGAAGATGAAAGTGGTGGAGAATCTCCAGGATGACTTTGATTTTAACTACAAGACTTTGAAAAGCCAAGGAG ACATGCAGGATCTGAACGGAAACAATCAGTCAGTGACCCGgcagaaaatgcagcagctggaaCAGATGCTCACGGCGCTGGACCAAATGCGAAGG GGTATTGTGAGCGAGCTGGCTGGACTGTTGTCAGCCATGGAATATGTGCAGAAGATGCTGGCAGATGAGGAACTGGCAGACTGGAAGAGACGGCAGCAGATCGCCTGCATTGGTGGACCACCAAATATCTGCTTAGACCGGCTTGAGAACTG GATAACCTCTCTTGCCGAATCACAGCTACAGACCCGGCAGCAGATCAAGAAGTTGGAAGAACTGCAGCAGAAGGTGTCCTACAAGGGTGACCCAATTGTCCAACACCGGCCCATGCTGGAGGAGCGGATTGTGGAGCTGTTCAGGAACCTGATGAAAAG tgcttTCGTTGTGGAGAGGCAGCCCTGCATGCCCATGCACCCTGACCGGCCCCTGGTCATCAAAACCGGTGTGCAGTTCACCACCAAAGTTAG ATTGTTGGTCAAGTTTCCAGAGCTGAACTATCAGCTGAAAATTAAAGTCTGCATTGACAA GGACTCTGGGGATGTTGCAGCACTTCGGGG GTCCCGGAAGTTTAACATCCTGGGGACAAACACCAAGGTCATGAACATGGAGGAGTCAAACAACGGCAGCCTCTCAGCAGAGTTTAAGCACCTG ACCCTGCGGGAGCAGCGGTGCGGTAATGGAGGCAGAGCCAACTGTGAT GCCTCGCTGATAGTCACCGAGGAGCTGCACCTCATCACCTTCGAGACAGAAGTGTATCACCAGGGGCTGAAGATTGACCTGGAG ACCCACTCGCTGCCTGTGGTGGTCATCTCCAACATCTGCCAGATGCCCAATGCCTGGGCGTCCATCCTGTGGTACAACATGCTGACCAACAACCCCAAG AACGTGAACTTCTTCACCAAGCCCCCCATCGGGACCTGGGACCAGGTGGCAGAGGTGCTGAGCTGGCAGTTCTCCTCCACCACGAAGCGTGGCCTCAGCATCGAGCAGCTGACAACGCTGGCAGAAAAACTTCTAG GACCAGGTGTGAATTACTCGGGTTGTCAGATCACCTGGGCCAAGTTCTGCAAG GAGAACATGGCTGGCAAAGGCTTCTCTTTCTGGGTCTGGCTGGACAACATCATTGACTTGGTGAAAAAGTACATCCTGGCGCTGTGGAATGAAGG GTACATCATGGGGTTCATCAGCAAGGAGCGAGAGCGAGCCATCCTGAGCACCAAGCCTCCAGGAACCTTCCTGCTGCGGTTCAGCGAGAGCAGCAAGGAAGGCGGCATCACCTTCACATGGGTGGAGAAGGACATCAGTG GGAAGACCCAGATCCAGTCCGTGGAGCCTTAcaccaagcagcagctgaacaacATGTCATTCGCGGAGATCATCATGGGCTACAAAATCATGGATGCCACCAACATCCTGGTGTCCCCCCTGGTGTACCTGTACCCGGACATCCCCAAGGAGGAGGCATTTGGGAAGTACTGCCGCTCCGAGAGCCAGGAGCACTCTGAAGCTACCGACTCAGGTA GTGCTGCTCCGTATCTGAAGACCAAGTTCATCTGTGTCACCCC ACTCTGCCCAGGTGCCACGAGgctcccagcccaggcaggaggagaccACAGGGGCCGAGCCAGGCTCCGGCTTGCTGCCCTAACCACAGGCCTGTTCTTCCCATCCTGGGGCCCCTTTCCTCTGAAGAGCTCTTGA
- the STAT3 gene encoding signal transducer and activator of transcription 3 isoform X4, with product MAQWNQLQQLDTRYLEQLHQLYSDSFPMELRQFLAPWIESQDWAYAASKESHATLVFHNLLGEIDQQYSRFLQESNVLYQHNLRRIKQFLQSRYLEKPMEIARIVARCLWEESRLLQTAATAAQQGGQATHPTAAVVTEKQQMLEQHLQDVRKRVQDLEQKMKVVENLQDDFDFNYKTLKSQGDMQDLNGNNQSVTRQKMQQLEQMLTALDQMRRGIVSELAGLLSAMEYVQKMLADEELADWKRRQQIACIGGPPNICLDRLENWITSLAESQLQTRQQIKKLEELQQKVSYKGDPIVQHRPMLEERIVELFRNLMKSAFVVERQPCMPMHPDRPLVIKTGVQFTTKVRLLVKFPELNYQLKIKVCIDKDSGDVAALRGSRKFNILGTNTKVMNMEESNNGSLSAEFKHLTLREQRCGNGGRANCDASLIVTEELHLITFETEVYHQGLKIDLETHSLPVVVISNICQMPNAWASILWYNMLTNNPKNVNFFTKPPIGTWDQVAEVLSWQFSSTTKRGLSIEQLTTLAEKLLGPGVNYSGCQITWAKFCKENMAGKGFSFWVWLDNIIDLVKKYILALWNEGYIMGFISKERERAILSTKPPGTFLLRFSESSKEGGITFTWVEKDISGKTQIQSVEPYTKQQLNNMSFAEIIMGYKIMDATNILVSPLVYLYPDIPKEEAFGKYCRSESQEHSEATDSGAAPYLKTKFICVTPLCPGATRLPAQAGGDHRGRARLRLAALTTGLFFPSWGPFPLKSS from the exons ATGGCGCAGTGgaaccagctgcagcagctcgaCACACGGTACCTggagcagctccaccagctctACAGCGACAGCTTTCCCATGGAGCTCCGGCAGTTCCTGGCCCCATGGATTGAGAGCCAGGACTG GGCGTACGCTGCCAGCAAGGAGTCGCACGCCACGCTGGTGTTCCACAACCTGCTGGGGGAGATCGACCAGCAGTACAGCCGCTTCCTGCAGGAGTCCAATGTCTTGTACCAGCACAACCTGCGGCGCATCAAACAGTTCCTGCAG AGCAGATACTTGGAGAAGCCAATGGAAATAGCCCGCATCGTGGCTCGCTGCCTGTGGGAAGAGTCCCGGCTCCTCCAGACGGCTGCCACTGCAGCCCAG CAAGGGGGACAGGCAACACATCCAACAGCAGCTGTAGTGACggaaaagcagcagatgctGGAGCAGCATCTGCAGGATGTGAGGAAGAGGGTGCAG GATCTGGAGCAGAAGATGAAAGTGGTGGAGAATCTCCAGGATGACTTTGATTTTAACTACAAGACTTTGAAAAGCCAAGGAG ACATGCAGGATCTGAACGGAAACAATCAGTCAGTGACCCGgcagaaaatgcagcagctggaaCAGATGCTCACGGCGCTGGACCAAATGCGAAGG GGTATTGTGAGCGAGCTGGCTGGACTGTTGTCAGCCATGGAATATGTGCAGAAGATGCTGGCAGATGAGGAACTGGCAGACTGGAAGAGACGGCAGCAGATCGCCTGCATTGGTGGACCACCAAATATCTGCTTAGACCGGCTTGAGAACTG GATAACCTCTCTTGCCGAATCACAGCTACAGACCCGGCAGCAGATCAAGAAGTTGGAAGAACTGCAGCAGAAGGTGTCCTACAAGGGTGACCCAATTGTCCAACACCGGCCCATGCTGGAGGAGCGGATTGTGGAGCTGTTCAGGAACCTGATGAAAAG tgcttTCGTTGTGGAGAGGCAGCCCTGCATGCCCATGCACCCTGACCGGCCCCTGGTCATCAAAACCGGTGTGCAGTTCACCACCAAAGTTAG ATTGTTGGTCAAGTTTCCAGAGCTGAACTATCAGCTGAAAATTAAAGTCTGCATTGACAA GGACTCTGGGGATGTTGCAGCACTTCGGGG GTCCCGGAAGTTTAACATCCTGGGGACAAACACCAAGGTCATGAACATGGAGGAGTCAAACAACGGCAGCCTCTCAGCAGAGTTTAAGCACCTG ACCCTGCGGGAGCAGCGGTGCGGTAATGGAGGCAGAGCCAACTGTGAT GCCTCGCTGATAGTCACCGAGGAGCTGCACCTCATCACCTTCGAGACAGAAGTGTATCACCAGGGGCTGAAGATTGACCTGGAG ACCCACTCGCTGCCTGTGGTGGTCATCTCCAACATCTGCCAGATGCCCAATGCCTGGGCGTCCATCCTGTGGTACAACATGCTGACCAACAACCCCAAG AACGTGAACTTCTTCACCAAGCCCCCCATCGGGACCTGGGACCAGGTGGCAGAGGTGCTGAGCTGGCAGTTCTCCTCCACCACGAAGCGTGGCCTCAGCATCGAGCAGCTGACAACGCTGGCAGAAAAACTTCTAG GACCAGGTGTGAATTACTCGGGTTGTCAGATCACCTGGGCCAAGTTCTGCAAG GAGAACATGGCTGGCAAAGGCTTCTCTTTCTGGGTCTGGCTGGACAACATCATTGACTTGGTGAAAAAGTACATCCTGGCGCTGTGGAATGAAGG GTACATCATGGGGTTCATCAGCAAGGAGCGAGAGCGAGCCATCCTGAGCACCAAGCCTCCAGGAACCTTCCTGCTGCGGTTCAGCGAGAGCAGCAAGGAAGGCGGCATCACCTTCACATGGGTGGAGAAGGACATCAGTG GGAAGACCCAGATCCAGTCCGTGGAGCCTTAcaccaagcagcagctgaacaacATGTCATTCGCGGAGATCATCATGGGCTACAAAATCATGGATGCCACCAACATCCTGGTGTCCCCCCTGGTGTACCTGTACCCGGACATCCCCAAGGAGGAGGCATTTGGGAAGTACTGCCGCTCCGAGAGCCAGGAGCACTCTGAAGCTACCGACTCAG GTGCTGCTCCGTATCTGAAGACCAAGTTCATCTGTGTCACCCC ACTCTGCCCAGGTGCCACGAGgctcccagcccaggcaggaggagaccACAGGGGCCGAGCCAGGCTCCGGCTTGCTGCCCTAACCACAGGCCTGTTCTTCCCATCCTGGGGCCCCTTTCCTCTGAAGAGCTCTTGA